From Gimesia panareensis, the proteins below share one genomic window:
- the hisC gene encoding histidinol-phosphate transaminase — MSLFRPLVQQMAGYTPGEQPQESGWVKLNTNENAYPPSPRVLEAVQQTLEGRLNIYPDPLATEFRKVAAELFQVDPDWILPGNGSDEVLTILMRTFVDQGQLVSAPYPSYTLYETLAEIQGARFQKIQLNPDWSWPASAQQLAADSKILFVPNPNAPSGNRWSDADLLSLIPSQGVLVLDEAYGDFCDQPHQGELLKTDRGNQLVVTRTLSKSYSLAGIRFGFAVAHPDLISGMRKVKDSYNCNTLSLAAATAALKDQDWMQENTAKIRATRSYLIEQLRHLGFEAVDSQTNFVWCTHSDREHERRYQELKRRKILVRYMQFSLEEGTLDGLRITVGTDAEIQHVLDALQEIG; from the coding sequence ATGAGTCTGTTTCGACCACTGGTTCAGCAGATGGCAGGCTACACTCCCGGGGAGCAGCCTCAGGAGTCTGGCTGGGTCAAACTGAATACCAACGAAAATGCCTACCCCCCGTCCCCCCGCGTGCTCGAAGCGGTCCAGCAGACCCTGGAAGGACGGCTGAATATCTATCCCGATCCGCTGGCAACCGAGTTCCGGAAAGTTGCCGCAGAACTGTTCCAGGTCGATCCCGACTGGATCCTGCCCGGTAACGGCAGTGATGAAGTTCTGACAATCCTGATGCGGACCTTCGTCGATCAGGGGCAACTGGTCTCGGCACCCTATCCGAGTTACACGCTGTATGAAACGCTGGCAGAGATCCAGGGAGCTCGCTTTCAGAAGATTCAGCTCAACCCGGACTGGAGCTGGCCCGCTTCCGCACAACAACTGGCAGCAGACAGTAAAATTCTCTTCGTTCCCAATCCCAATGCCCCCTCGGGCAACCGCTGGTCCGACGCAGACCTGCTTTCGCTGATCCCCTCGCAGGGCGTGCTTGTCCTCGACGAAGCCTACGGCGATTTCTGTGACCAGCCGCACCAGGGGGAACTGCTCAAAACAGACCGCGGCAACCAACTGGTCGTGACCCGCACCTTGAGTAAGTCATACAGCCTGGCCGGCATCCGGTTCGGCTTCGCGGTCGCGCATCCCGATCTGATCAGCGGTATGCGGAAAGTCAAAGACAGCTATAACTGCAACACCCTCTCCCTGGCTGCAGCGACCGCAGCACTCAAAGATCAGGACTGGATGCAGGAGAACACTGCGAAGATTCGCGCGACCCGCAGCTACCTGATCGAGCAGCTGCGCCACCTCGGTTTCGAAGCGGTCGACAGTCAGACCAACTTTGTCTGGTGCACCCACTCCGACAGAGAACATGAGCGGCGATACCAGGAACTCAAACGCAGGAAAATCCTGGTGCGTTACATGCAGTTCTCCCTGGAAGAGGGAACGCTCGACGGTTTGCGAATCACGGTTGGTACCGATGCCGAGATTCAACACGTACTGGATGCCCTCCAAGAGATCGGCTGA
- the hisB gene encoding imidazoleglycerol-phosphate dehydratase HisB, translated as MSRKASIKRDTAETQIELTLELDGTGQSDIQTGVGFFDHMLTLLARHALFDLTIKANGDLEVDYHHTVEDVGICLGKALCQALGDKQGITRYGSLTIPMEETLVTAALDLSGRPWFVFQVEFPTEKIGQFDTELVREFWQAFSSNGLLNLHHVLHHGANSHHISEGIFKGTARALRQAVAIDPRQQGVPSSKGVL; from the coding sequence ATGAGCCGTAAAGCATCAATCAAACGTGATACCGCTGAAACCCAGATTGAATTGACCCTGGAACTGGATGGCACAGGTCAGTCCGATATCCAGACCGGCGTCGGCTTCTTTGACCACATGCTGACCCTGCTGGCCCGGCACGCGCTGTTCGATTTGACCATCAAAGCCAACGGCGACCTGGAAGTCGACTATCATCACACGGTCGAAGATGTGGGCATCTGCCTGGGGAAAGCACTCTGCCAGGCACTCGGAGATAAGCAAGGGATCACGCGCTATGGCTCTCTGACCATTCCCATGGAAGAGACGCTCGTTACCGCGGCACTTGACTTGAGTGGACGTCCCTGGTTTGTCTTTCAGGTCGAGTTCCCAACCGAAAAAATTGGCCAGTTCGATACCGAACTCGTGCGGGAATTCTGGCAGGCCTTTTCTTCCAATGGTCTGCTCAACCTGCATCACGTATTGCATCATGGTGCGAACAGTCACCATATTTCGGAAGGGATTTTTAAAGGCACCGCGCGGGCGCTGCGTCAGGCTGTGGCCATTGATCCCCGGCAGCAGGGAGTCCCTTCATCCAAAGGTGTGCTCTGA
- a CDS encoding DUF1552 domain-containing protein — translation MTNLLKRRTFLKGIGTTLSLPLLDIMQPQPGIVSAATAAGKPPVRTAFIFFPNGVIGPSWFPTSAGANYEMPKSLKPLSDLKSDINVISGLAQINARALGDGPGDHARCASVYLTSVHPTKTSGADIKAGISVDQIAAQQVGHQTRLPSLELGLTRGRNAGQCDSGYSCAYSSNVSWRSPSTPTSKEIVPKLAFERLFGGGAEREKERARHLKDRQSILDLVKHDADQLKKQLGKSDQRKIDEYFTSVREIEQRIERSTHHEKIKPPEMRLPDGIPSDLQEHVRLMYDILLLAFQTDSTRIATFMVGNAGSNRTYPMVGVNAGHHALSHHRNDEKKIADLQKIDEYLTSQFGYFLKRLKATPEGNSNLLDNSMICYGSAIGDGNRHTHHDLPIILAGKAGGTIKTGYHHQVKTETPLANLYLSMLDRMGTDVTSFGDSTGRLSIIDS, via the coding sequence ATGACTAATCTTCTGAAACGCCGTACATTCCTGAAAGGGATCGGAACGACACTGTCGCTGCCGCTGCTGGATATCATGCAGCCTCAGCCCGGCATTGTGTCAGCCGCGACCGCTGCGGGAAAACCACCAGTGAGAACCGCGTTCATCTTTTTCCCGAACGGAGTCATCGGTCCGTCCTGGTTTCCCACCTCAGCCGGTGCGAATTATGAAATGCCGAAATCGTTAAAACCGCTGTCAGATCTGAAATCGGATATCAATGTGATTTCGGGACTGGCCCAGATCAATGCCCGGGCTCTGGGTGATGGTCCGGGTGACCATGCCCGTTGTGCCTCGGTCTATCTGACCAGCGTACACCCGACCAAGACCAGTGGTGCCGACATCAAAGCCGGTATCTCGGTCGATCAGATCGCCGCGCAGCAGGTAGGACATCAGACCCGCCTGCCTTCACTGGAACTGGGGCTGACGCGCGGTCGCAACGCCGGCCAGTGCGATTCCGGCTATAGCTGTGCTTACTCATCGAACGTTTCCTGGCGTTCACCTTCCACGCCGACTTCGAAAGAAATCGTCCCCAAGCTGGCGTTCGAGCGTTTGTTCGGCGGTGGTGCCGAGCGGGAGAAAGAGCGTGCCCGTCATCTGAAAGACCGCCAGAGTATTCTGGATCTGGTCAAACACGATGCAGACCAGTTGAAAAAGCAGCTGGGAAAAAGCGACCAGCGAAAGATTGACGAATACTTCACCAGTGTGCGTGAGATCGAACAGCGGATTGAACGCAGCACGCACCACGAAAAGATCAAGCCACCGGAAATGCGGCTGCCGGACGGAATCCCCAGCGATCTGCAGGAACACGTCCGTTTGATGTACGACATCCTCCTGCTGGCTTTCCAGACTGATTCCACTCGAATCGCCACCTTCATGGTGGGCAATGCCGGCAGCAACCGGACGTATCCGATGGTGGGTGTCAATGCTGGTCACCACGCACTGTCGCACCATCGGAATGATGAAAAGAAAATTGCCGACCTGCAGAAAATCGATGAATATCTGACCTCGCAGTTTGGTTACTTCCTCAAACGGCTGAAAGCGACACCCGAGGGGAACAGCAACCTGCTGGACAACTCGATGATCTGCTACGGCAGTGCCATCGGCGACGGGAACCGACACACGCACCACGATCTGCCGATCATCCTGGCTGGTAAAGCAGGTGGCACGATCAAGACCGGTTATCATCACCAGGTCAAAACAGAAACGCCGCTGGCGAACCTGTACCTGTCGATGCTGGACCGGATGGGAACGGACGTGACTTCGTTCGGCGACAGCACCGGGCGTCTGAGCATTATCGACTCCTGA